One genomic region from Salmonirosea aquatica encodes:
- a CDS encoding PAS domain S-box protein yields the protein MEISNNEGLRLQEVRRFMGLDLMAHPELQEIVGLAAELCEKPLAFLTMLDEQTNWLQVAAGIKVEAVPRATSFCRYTIEQDEVMVVSDATRDSRFQDNPYVVSDQGVQFYAGVPLVLQNGLKLGTLCVLDQKPGSLTPLQAKGLLVLSKQATLVLELQMSQTLLEQQVAETLVKNELLRKISFMQSHEIRHPLTNILGLVDLVKEGQLGVDDEWIDMLVDEAHILDGKINEVVTDSLGINDFRYLRNQKMVEEIEDYAILILDEKGNVENWNKGAEVLKGYKAKEIIGRNFSIFYTEEDKRSHRPQELIKGAIREGRARDTGWRVRKDGTRFWGSTVITAMHGYNGEVIGFTKVTRDLSGVLLEE from the coding sequence ATGGAGATATCAAATAACGAGGGATTGAGGTTGCAGGAGGTCAGAAGATTCATGGGCCTTGATTTGATGGCGCACCCCGAACTACAGGAGATCGTCGGCCTCGCGGCTGAACTTTGCGAAAAACCGTTGGCCTTCCTGACGATGCTGGACGAGCAGACCAACTGGTTGCAAGTAGCCGCCGGTATCAAGGTTGAAGCTGTGCCCCGTGCTACATCATTCTGCCGGTACACCATTGAGCAGGATGAGGTGATGGTCGTCTCCGATGCCACCCGGGACTCCCGTTTCCAGGATAACCCCTACGTTGTTAGCGATCAGGGCGTACAGTTCTATGCGGGGGTGCCCCTGGTGTTGCAGAACGGCCTGAAATTGGGAACCCTATGCGTGCTTGATCAAAAACCAGGCAGTCTGACTCCCTTACAAGCCAAAGGATTATTGGTTCTTTCCAAGCAGGCCACCCTGGTGCTCGAACTGCAGATGAGCCAGACCCTTCTCGAGCAGCAGGTGGCCGAAACATTGGTCAAGAACGAGCTGCTCAGGAAAATCTCCTTCATGCAGTCGCACGAGATCAGGCACCCGCTCACCAATATCCTCGGTCTGGTGGACCTGGTGAAGGAAGGCCAGTTGGGTGTAGACGATGAATGGATCGATATGCTGGTCGATGAAGCCCATATCCTGGATGGCAAAATAAACGAAGTCGTCACGGATTCCCTCGGAATCAATGATTTCAGGTATTTGCGCAATCAAAAGATGGTCGAGGAGATCGAAGACTATGCCATTCTTATTCTTGACGAGAAGGGAAATGTCGAAAACTGGAACAAAGGGGCCGAAGTCCTCAAAGGGTACAAGGCGAAGGAAATCATCGGCCGAAATTTTAGCATATTTTATACCGAGGAGGACAAACGGAGCCATCGCCCCCAGGAGTTGATAAAAGGGGCAATTAGAGAGGGAAGGGCCCGGGATACGGGGTGGCGGGTCCGTAAGGATGGTACCCGGTTCTGGGGCAGTACCGTCATTACGGCCATGCATGGCTACAACGGCGAAGTAATTGGCTTCACCAAAGTCACCCGGGATCTTTCCGGGGTGCTGTTGGAGGAATGA
- a CDS encoding response regulator — translation MKPPMRVAIIDDNQVYRFIAKKLIQRAAPWATLIELHDGQQAIDFMLPRRDQPSELPGLILLDINMPNLNGWQFLDELRKIRIATYRPTIYIVSSSNSPEDIDAAATYPEIKGYLTKPLQMTVIEGLLAEL, via the coding sequence ATGAAACCACCCATGAGAGTAGCCATCATCGATGACAACCAGGTTTACCGGTTCATCGCCAAAAAACTGATTCAAAGGGCCGCTCCCTGGGCTACGCTGATTGAACTACACGATGGTCAGCAGGCCATCGATTTCATGCTGCCTAGGCGGGATCAACCTTCAGAACTGCCTGGGCTCATATTGCTGGACATCAACATGCCCAATCTCAACGGCTGGCAGTTCCTCGATGAGCTGAGAAAGATCAGGATTGCCACCTACCGCCCCACCATCTATATCGTAAGCTCTTCCAATTCCCCGGAAGATATCGATGCGGCCGCCACCTACCCCGAAATCAAGGGATACCTGACCAAGCCTTTACAGATGACCGTTATCGAAGGCCTCCTGGCGGAACTCTGA
- a CDS encoding IclR family transcriptional regulator, with the protein MIQVLNRAFDILEYVSVEPTRPKLLSEVAEAVNLNLGTCANIMKTMVSRRYLDQVGVKKGYTLGARAYLLTGNSAYRKDILEAARPAMVDLMKQLNESCVLAVLNGNKRLIIHRELCDHSLQVHTSDEKHVYDSASGRLLVGMMNDTDLVKFKSRYGLPTEDVWPEAITEPGFYSQMQLIRKQGYAFQETSRQVVGYAMAIRREEEVVSSLSVYLPTYRHTSEKALEVITHLKQATERIEQVL; encoded by the coding sequence ATGATACAAGTACTCAACCGGGCCTTTGATATTCTGGAATATGTATCCGTAGAGCCTACCCGCCCTAAGTTACTTTCCGAAGTAGCCGAGGCCGTGAACCTGAATTTAGGCACATGTGCCAACATCATGAAAACAATGGTCAGCCGGCGATATCTGGATCAGGTGGGAGTAAAAAAGGGGTACACTTTGGGAGCCAGAGCCTATCTGTTAACGGGTAATAGCGCTTATAGGAAAGATATTCTAGAAGCCGCCCGTCCGGCGATGGTTGATTTAATGAAGCAGCTCAACGAGAGTTGTGTGCTGGCTGTGCTAAATGGCAATAAGCGGTTGATTATTCATCGGGAACTCTGTGACCATTCATTGCAGGTACATACTTCCGACGAAAAGCACGTGTACGATTCGGCATCGGGCCGATTGTTGGTGGGCATGATGAACGATACAGATCTGGTCAAGTTTAAATCCCGGTATGGCCTGCCGACCGAAGACGTGTGGCCAGAAGCCATCACTGAACCTGGTTTTTATAGCCAGATGCAACTCATAAGAAAACAGGGATATGCCTTTCAGGAAACCAGTCGGCAAGTAGTGGGCTATGCGATGGCCATTCGCAGGGAAGAGGAAGTGGTTAGTAGCCTGAGTGTTTATCTGCCAACTTACCGCCACACCTCGGAGAAAGCACTTGAGGTAATTACACACTTGAAGCAAGCTACAGAGCGGATTGAACAGGTGCTATAG
- a CDS encoding SusC/RagA family TonB-linked outer membrane protein has product MQKALYRMMGSFYVMLWFTSLSTGQGLAIVGRVFMAENQQPLPGVNVLVEGTTTGTTTDAEGRYVLALPSANAAIVFSYIGYVSQRIDVNGRTQLDVFLEEDNKSLNEIVVVGYGTVRKSDLTGSLASVKAKEINAFPATNVLQALSGRAPGVQVTQNTGAPGASVSVRIRGTNSVQGSNEPLYVIDGFPTSGSNPTVLNNSDIESIEILKDASATAIYGSRGANGVVLITTKRGTAGKMQVDYEGSYSTQSLRRKLDLMNAKEYAQFYNEQAANDNVNPYFTQQQIDSFGEGFDWQDLVFRKAPMQTHNLTVSGGNEKTRFSLGGSIFNQEGIIKGSDYNRYSLRANVNTDISKLFSVSYGATLTNVKTSQRNSAGGNRGGTMIAAAISAPPTLTPYNEDGSYRVLATAYPFISNVLTNPLNHINEQSNDVNSNKVLANVALTFKPFDGLAIKVAGGIENTDDRTDGYTTTNFINSQGSASVSTSQFRSLLSENTISYTKTLGDKHNISAVAGFTYQDFVSTSLSASGVGFLSDITETANLEGATTPGIPNSGYSKSVLLSYLGRINYSYNSKYLATVSFRADGSSKYSEGGSGGISLRQPWRGGFRKKSF; this is encoded by the coding sequence ATGCAGAAAGCACTTTACAGAATGATGGGCAGTTTTTATGTCATGCTCTGGTTCACTAGCCTCTCCACTGGACAGGGGCTAGCCATCGTCGGTCGCGTTTTTATGGCAGAAAACCAACAGCCACTACCAGGCGTGAATGTTTTGGTGGAGGGTACTACAACTGGCACTACAACGGATGCCGAGGGTCGTTACGTGCTTGCATTGCCTTCGGCCAATGCAGCTATTGTTTTTTCCTATATCGGCTACGTTTCACAGCGTATTGACGTGAATGGCCGGACTCAATTGGATGTCTTCCTCGAAGAGGATAACAAATCGCTTAATGAAATAGTCGTGGTGGGTTACGGAACGGTCAGGAAATCGGACTTAACGGGTTCCTTAGCCTCCGTCAAAGCCAAGGAAATTAATGCTTTTCCGGCTACGAATGTATTGCAGGCACTTTCAGGACGTGCTCCCGGTGTACAGGTGACGCAGAACACTGGCGCGCCGGGTGCCTCCGTCAGCGTCCGAATCCGGGGAACCAACTCGGTGCAGGGCAGTAACGAACCGCTGTACGTAATTGATGGCTTTCCGACTTCGGGTAGCAACCCCACTGTACTTAACAATTCTGACATTGAGAGTATTGAGATTCTGAAAGATGCTTCTGCTACGGCTATTTACGGGTCGCGGGGTGCAAACGGTGTAGTATTGATCACAACCAAACGCGGCACTGCGGGTAAAATGCAAGTGGATTATGAGGGTAGTTACAGTACCCAGTCCCTTCGTAGGAAACTTGACCTCATGAACGCCAAAGAGTACGCTCAATTTTATAACGAACAGGCCGCCAACGATAATGTGAACCCCTACTTTACTCAGCAACAGATTGACAGCTTCGGAGAAGGCTTTGACTGGCAGGATCTTGTATTTCGCAAGGCACCCATGCAAACCCACAATCTGACCGTGAGCGGTGGCAACGAAAAGACCCGTTTCTCATTGGGAGGCAGTATTTTCAATCAGGAGGGTATCATTAAAGGCAGCGATTATAACCGCTATTCACTGCGGGCTAATGTCAACACCGACATCAGCAAACTATTCAGCGTTTCGTATGGAGCTACCCTGACCAACGTCAAAACCAGTCAACGAAATAGCGCAGGGGGAAACCGCGGCGGTACTATGATTGCCGCCGCCATTTCGGCGCCACCCACGCTCACACCCTATAATGAGGACGGTTCGTACCGGGTACTAGCCACGGCCTATCCGTTTATCTCCAATGTATTAACCAATCCGCTGAATCACATCAATGAACAGTCTAACGATGTGAATTCCAACAAGGTGCTGGCTAATGTAGCGCTAACGTTTAAGCCTTTCGACGGCCTGGCCATTAAAGTGGCAGGGGGAATTGAAAACACGGACGACCGCACTGACGGCTACACAACCACCAACTTCATCAATTCGCAGGGATCAGCCAGTGTATCCACTTCACAGTTCAGAAGCCTGCTGAGCGAGAACACGATTAGCTACACCAAAACCCTGGGCGATAAGCATAATATCTCAGCGGTGGCTGGTTTTACTTACCAGGATTTCGTGAGTACGTCATTGAGTGCTTCGGGTGTTGGGTTTTTAAGTGACATAACCGAAACTGCCAATCTGGAGGGAGCCACTACGCCGGGCATTCCTAACTCGGGCTACTCTAAAAGTGTACTGCTCTCGTATCTGGGCCGGATTAATTATAGTTACAACAGCAAGTACCTGGCTACCGTCAGCTTCCGGGCCGATGGTTCTTCTAAATACAGCGAGGGGGGAAGTGGGGGTATTTCCCTTCGGCAGCCCTGGCGTGGCGGGTTTCGGAAGAAGAGTTTTTGA
- a CDS encoding RagB/SusD family nutrient uptake outer membrane protein — translation MKNIQKKLVFIILTLLGLVGVSCQDLLVEAPKSIAVETFYNTASEVESAVNAVYEPLRATNNISGQLGAQLEAYTDYSYGRGSYGVLSDFQGLNSTNIPRTDEGWRLFYLSIRNANLVIQNAPNGSSISSADIKKYVAEAKFLRAFNYFWLVRNWGGVPIRTEATLNEPNIKRNSVEEVYTLIVNDLKEAEANLPDKPAQIGRVTKWAAKAALAEVYFTRNQYAEARDKADEIIKSGQFSLVPVTVASDFEKVFGPTVINTPEEIWYLKMTRQNAQGMYLAMFAHHPGSRLHGAGGFYAHYSDSQANLVQKNWESGDLRKSAFWYAWNIGLGANSVLCKKFSDPLAPTSTGAGNDFPIYRYADILLLYAEAASRAGNGPTPAALEALNQVHRRAYGQPATTASPVDFKLTDFTASTFNDQVIKERGYETQYEAKRWLDLKRLGIPELKRRIKEATGKDVADKHLFWPIPNGELNFNTALDASKDQNPGY, via the coding sequence ATGAAAAATATACAAAAGAAATTAGTCTTTATTATCCTAACACTCTTGGGGCTGGTAGGTGTTTCCTGCCAGGATTTGCTGGTCGAAGCTCCCAAATCCATAGCAGTTGAGACCTTTTACAATACGGCTTCCGAAGTAGAATCTGCGGTCAATGCAGTCTACGAACCTTTACGGGCTACCAACAACATCAGCGGTCAGTTGGGTGCACAACTTGAAGCCTATACCGATTACAGTTACGGGCGAGGTAGCTATGGCGTTCTGAGCGATTTTCAGGGGTTGAACAGTACCAACATTCCCCGTACCGACGAAGGCTGGCGGTTATTTTACCTTAGCATTCGCAACGCAAACTTAGTTATTCAGAATGCTCCCAATGGCTCATCCATCAGTTCTGCTGATATAAAGAAATACGTAGCCGAAGCAAAATTCCTGCGGGCCTTTAATTACTTCTGGCTCGTCAGGAACTGGGGAGGAGTCCCTATCCGTACCGAGGCAACGCTGAACGAACCCAACATCAAGCGCAACTCAGTGGAGGAAGTCTACACGCTTATAGTGAATGACCTCAAAGAAGCAGAAGCCAATTTGCCCGACAAGCCTGCGCAGATTGGCCGCGTGACAAAATGGGCTGCTAAGGCGGCACTGGCTGAGGTGTATTTTACCCGAAATCAATATGCCGAAGCCCGCGACAAGGCCGATGAGATAATCAAGTCAGGGCAATTTTCGCTTGTTCCCGTAACCGTGGCTTCTGATTTTGAAAAGGTTTTTGGCCCGACGGTCATCAATACGCCCGAGGAAATTTGGTATTTGAAAATGACCCGTCAAAACGCGCAAGGTATGTACCTCGCTATGTTTGCCCATCACCCTGGCTCCAGACTTCACGGGGCTGGCGGATTCTACGCCCACTATTCAGATTCGCAAGCAAACTTGGTGCAAAAGAACTGGGAAAGCGGCGACCTCCGCAAAAGTGCCTTTTGGTATGCGTGGAACATCGGTCTAGGAGCCAACAGCGTCCTCTGCAAAAAATTCTCTGACCCGTTAGCACCTACGAGTACCGGGGCTGGAAATGATTTTCCGATCTACCGTTATGCTGATATTCTGCTGCTTTACGCCGAAGCGGCTTCCCGCGCCGGGAACGGCCCAACCCCAGCAGCGCTTGAAGCGCTCAATCAGGTTCATCGCCGGGCTTACGGCCAACCAGCAACAACGGCTTCCCCGGTAGATTTCAAACTGACCGACTTCACGGCATCAACCTTTAACGACCAGGTTATCAAAGAGCGCGGCTACGAAACGCAGTATGAAGCCAAACGCTGGCTGGACCTTAAGCGACTCGGCATTCCTGAGCTCAAACGCCGGATAAAAGAAGCGACGGGTAAGGATGTGGCCGATAAACACCTGTTCTGGCCTATTCCCAATGGCGAACTAAATTTCAATACAGCCCTGGATGCCAGCAAGGATCAGAATCCGGGGTATTAA
- a CDS encoding endo-1,4-beta-xylanase, with translation MKKVITATLLALSTLQVSAQLSDDYKNQWNDPTVQQRIDDGIRQNRMGDFTVRFTDKEDNPVSPGDVTLTQTRHDFYFGANGFMVKGFKNPKEDALYEEHFAKLFNFVTIPFYWPELEPEPGQLRFGKDSPYSYRRPAPDVVMEFARKYNLTPKGHTLVWDNPRWSLPTWLPKDEKIMEQKISKRIEQIAQRYGHDIQIWDVVNEVTDRHSDVLMPKDFAFKTFKESERLFPNSNVFTLNFTTGIWGRSNKREYSADYLLTENLLLRDSKINAIGMQFHNFNEAEYDRIIEGKAMTPTTLFNTLDLYADFDLPIHITEITVAALSDKGPDYQAVMTENYYKLWFSHPKVEGIIWWNLVDGTAAPARIRPDGTVVPGEDKWKGGLLNRDFSKKPAFDVLDRLINKEWRTNVTVSPKNNAVSYRGFYGTYKLVTQRNGKKYEKEVHFPKSGTRELVVVLD, from the coding sequence ATGAAAAAAGTTATCACTGCCACGTTACTGGCGTTATCTACCCTGCAAGTATCAGCCCAGCTTTCCGACGATTATAAAAATCAGTGGAACGACCCCACTGTACAACAACGTATTGATGATGGTATCCGCCAGAATCGAATGGGTGACTTTACGGTTCGATTTACCGATAAGGAGGACAATCCGGTTTCACCCGGGGATGTTACGCTTACCCAAACCCGCCACGATTTTTATTTTGGGGCAAATGGATTCATGGTCAAAGGGTTTAAAAACCCGAAAGAGGACGCGCTGTATGAAGAGCATTTTGCAAAGCTGTTCAATTTCGTCACCATACCCTTTTACTGGCCCGAACTGGAGCCGGAACCAGGACAACTACGTTTTGGGAAAGACAGCCCCTACAGCTACCGCCGGCCCGCTCCTGACGTCGTGATGGAGTTTGCTCGTAAATACAACCTCACTCCCAAAGGCCATACGTTGGTATGGGACAATCCGCGCTGGTCCCTTCCTACCTGGCTTCCAAAGGATGAAAAAATAATGGAGCAGAAAATCAGCAAACGTATCGAGCAGATCGCTCAGCGATATGGTCATGACATTCAGATCTGGGATGTGGTCAATGAAGTGACCGACCGACACTCCGATGTGCTAATGCCTAAGGATTTTGCCTTCAAAACATTCAAGGAGAGTGAACGGCTCTTTCCAAATAGCAATGTGTTCACACTCAATTTTACCACCGGGATCTGGGGACGCAGCAATAAGCGGGAATATAGTGCCGATTATCTGTTGACTGAAAATCTGCTGCTGCGAGATTCTAAAATCAATGCCATCGGAATGCAATTTCATAACTTCAATGAAGCAGAATATGACCGGATTATTGAAGGAAAAGCGATGACCCCGACCACCTTATTTAATACGCTGGATTTGTATGCCGATTTTGATCTGCCTATTCACATTACCGAAATTACCGTTGCGGCTCTGTCAGACAAGGGGCCAGATTACCAGGCTGTAATGACTGAGAATTATTATAAACTCTGGTTTAGCCACCCAAAGGTAGAAGGCATTATCTGGTGGAATCTTGTGGACGGGACAGCCGCCCCCGCCCGTATCAGGCCAGACGGAACTGTGGTACCCGGCGAAGACAAATGGAAAGGCGGGTTATTAAACCGCGATTTTAGCAAAAAGCCGGCATTCGATGTACTCGACAGGCTAATTAATAAGGAATGGCGAACAAACGTAACGGTTTCTCCCAAAAATAATGCGGTGAGCTATCGTGGTTTTTACGGCACGTATAAACTCGTCACCCAGCGAAACGGAAAAAAGTACGAAAAGGAGGTTCATTTCCCCAAAAGCGGTACGCGCGAATTGGTAGTGGTTCTGGATTAA
- a CDS encoding enolase C-terminal domain-like protein, with the protein MKIIDIRTRCVAIPLNAQLRHNTGVHPGYFLRTILEVITDEGIVGLGEVGGGDQRGALQKLKPRIVGEDPFHLEKIKLKVLRSIYYMSNARLYAAIEMACLDIQGKVLNRPMSDLLGGRVRDEVPFIAYLFWRYDRPGGGGTTSRHDETAEDLADFCVELHETLGVKSMKLKAGVKAPREEVRVLELCREKLGEDFGLRIDPNGLWSVQTAVQMGHRLEHLNLEYFEDPSWGLEGNAAVRKQIRIPVATNMYPARFDDLAPAIRMGSVDIVLTDLHYWEGPRGVKDLAAVCNTFNLGVAMHSGAEFGIELAAMIHTASTIPQMNFAGDAHYHYLTDDIIQGGLMKYENGCIKVPLGPGLGVSLDEDKMKHYEKYYEEKGDYYARFHQDPYRPDWYPTVGGM; encoded by the coding sequence ATGAAAATTATTGACATCCGCACCCGCTGCGTGGCCATTCCACTCAATGCCCAACTTCGCCATAATACCGGTGTCCACCCCGGCTACTTCCTGCGTACTATCCTTGAAGTCATCACCGACGAAGGAATTGTTGGCCTGGGCGAAGTTGGCGGGGGTGACCAACGGGGCGCTTTGCAGAAATTGAAGCCACGCATTGTAGGTGAAGATCCCTTTCATCTCGAGAAAATCAAATTGAAGGTGCTGCGGAGTATTTACTACATGTCGAATGCCCGACTTTATGCAGCCATAGAAATGGCTTGCCTTGATATTCAGGGCAAAGTGTTAAACCGCCCCATGAGTGACTTACTGGGCGGGCGCGTGCGTGACGAAGTGCCGTTTATTGCCTATTTGTTCTGGCGCTATGACCGCCCCGGTGGAGGTGGTACGACATCCCGGCACGATGAAACAGCGGAAGATTTGGCTGATTTCTGCGTAGAACTGCACGAAACGCTGGGGGTAAAGTCCATGAAACTAAAAGCTGGTGTGAAGGCACCGAGAGAAGAAGTGCGCGTTTTGGAACTTTGCCGCGAGAAACTGGGCGAAGATTTTGGCCTGCGTATCGACCCGAACGGGCTTTGGTCGGTACAGACTGCCGTGCAAATGGGCCATCGGCTGGAACACCTCAATCTCGAATATTTTGAAGACCCCTCTTGGGGGCTGGAAGGAAACGCCGCCGTCCGTAAACAGATACGGATTCCGGTTGCCACGAATATGTACCCCGCCAGATTTGACGACCTGGCTCCAGCCATTCGGATGGGATCGGTGGATATTGTGCTGACCGACCTTCACTACTGGGAAGGGCCGCGTGGGGTGAAAGACCTGGCAGCCGTTTGCAATACCTTCAATCTGGGGGTAGCCATGCATTCCGGAGCCGAATTTGGTATTGAATTAGCTGCTATGATTCATACCGCGTCAACAATTCCACAAATGAATTTTGCGGGCGATGCGCACTACCATTACCTGACCGACGACATCATACAAGGTGGTCTGATGAAGTACGAAAACGGCTGTATCAAAGTCCCCTTGGGACCTGGTTTAGGGGTCTCGCTGGATGAAGACAAGATGAAGCACTACGAAAAATACTACGAAGAAAAAGGGGATTACTACGCCCGTTTTCACCAGGACCCCTACCGGCCAGACTGGTATCCGACGGTAGGGGGGATGTAA
- a CDS encoding SDR family NAD(P)-dependent oxidoreductase codes for MVAKKALVTGASSGIGKAIALRLAEDGYEVVVHFHEKRDEAEAVAEAIRQKGVLAHLLQADLSETAQAIRLGEQAWDVAGGLDVLVNNAGISFKKHFLNVTETDFEQFAGVNFRGTTFLTQSIARNMVKHKVAGSIWTVTSVNGIRPGLGLSLYGATKGALETLMKGVAMELGPHNIRVNTLAVGAVRTDINRGVWENPVLLQEVNNGIPAGRLGMPEEIANVLVDMIASGSYMTGSTITIDGGLLLMRGYGKLKPYGDS; via the coding sequence ATGGTGGCAAAAAAAGCATTGGTTACAGGAGCCTCTAGCGGTATCGGGAAAGCCATCGCCTTGCGTCTGGCTGAGGATGGTTATGAGGTAGTGGTGCATTTTCATGAGAAACGCGACGAAGCTGAGGCGGTTGCCGAAGCGATTCGCCAAAAAGGTGTGCTGGCTCATCTATTACAGGCTGATCTCTCTGAAACAGCACAAGCCATTCGGCTTGGTGAGCAGGCCTGGGATGTAGCGGGTGGGCTTGACGTCTTGGTAAACAACGCGGGCATATCGTTTAAAAAACACTTTCTGAACGTAACAGAGACTGATTTTGAACAGTTTGCCGGCGTCAACTTCCGAGGCACTACCTTCCTGACTCAGTCCATCGCCCGTAACATGGTAAAACATAAGGTAGCTGGCAGTATCTGGACCGTTACGTCGGTAAACGGTATCCGGCCGGGACTTGGGCTGTCGCTTTACGGAGCCACAAAAGGTGCGCTGGAAACGCTCATGAAAGGGGTCGCCATGGAGTTAGGACCACACAACATTCGGGTCAATACATTGGCGGTGGGGGCTGTTCGGACCGACATCAACCGAGGGGTCTGGGAAAACCCGGTGCTGCTTCAGGAAGTGAACAATGGTATTCCCGCTGGTCGCCTGGGTATGCCGGAAGAAATCGCCAATGTACTCGTCGATATGATCGCATCAGGAAGCTATATGACCGGTTCGACCATTACCATAGACGGTGGATTACTGCTGATGCGTGGATATGGGAAATTGAAACCCTACGGGGACTCTTAA